Genomic DNA from Danio rerio strain Tuebingen ecotype United States chromosome 22, GRCz12tu, whole genome shotgun sequence:
tctgcaacaaagtgatgtcatgccacaaGTGTTGCTGTTTAttactatagatgtgttaaaaaataatgacaagatatatatatatatacatatgtatttgCGTACTGATCGGGAGGTAATGTCCAATTCCAAGTGAGTCTGAAACCGCAAGATCGGGCCCgatttccaatcacatgatcggatctggacatccctaatgcatttacacactgATGCGAATGGGCTATACagctttacttttacttttcttTGAGCAAGACTGAAGTCAACCTTCTGTCATACACCAAGAGTATGGCATTTGGCAATGGAGACACAAGACTGATTAAGGTAACCATACCATACCAAACTATATTGAACTGAAGTGTACCAGTTAGTGGAAATGAGGTATTAAGACTAGTTCATCCAAAGAATTTTAAATTCTGTCATAGGTTGTTCCAGTCCTGTATATATCTCTTTGTTCTACTGAACACAAAGGACATTATTTAGAGAATCCCAGTACCAAACCCAAGATGAGTTAATTTATGTTGAGATATGTATGGAACTGACCCTATGACTGACTGTCATATTGACATTGTACATCAACGTCGtggggacattggattttgtttggaaatggggttatgtcagaacccaatgtccaacctaaaatcaaccaaatatcaatgtcttatgCTACACCTTGACGATGTGTGGACaataccactatgacatctatcagacgttggattttggtcactttccaacacaacctaaaatcaaccaaatatcaatgtaatttgacgcTGTTATTGGATATcaaaaataacgttgtccttagaagctggctagacattgatttTTTTCACCTGATGTCACGATctaaatctaaccaaatattaacgtcttgtgttgtgtgtctgctggggaCATTTCCAAATATATTTAGCTAATAGTTTAGAGTCTATTTGAGCTGCGACTCAAATATTCACTGCCTCGTTCATTACCTCAGTGTTTTCAGTGTACAGTTTGGATCCTGCAGTAAATCATCAAGCTCCTTTACTCCTGATTCTCCAGGATCATTTCCTCTGAGGTCTAGCTCTAGTAGATGTGAAGGatttgatctcagagctgaagccagTGCTTTATAACCTTCCTCTGTAATATTGCAGTCTGAAAGTCTAAAACAGGAAAACATTAGTGTAGCAGCAACTGAATATGAAGCccaatgctgcgttcacaccagacgcggcacgcaagtcaagcgcgagtgatttacatgttaagtcaatgcaaacaagCGAACAGACATCCTgcagcgcgatacgcgcgaatgacgcaaattgcgcggggcgaattgagcgttttgcacgtttgacgcgcttaacgagcgtgtcgcgcgaatctctcgatttcgaaaatctgaacttcagcgtacattcgcaccgcgttaaccaatcagaagcttgctcttgtggaggtgtgattgtgacgtagaacctgttgtcggtgttccaagggaaatcctccagccttcaccgacaacagttcatcaaactcggcttggctcagtcagaagcaccactgaaagcctccgtcatccaggttaagtttctgaaggagtttatgagctcacagagctggatgcacctctgaaagaatgtagtggactcagacacaaccctaaacgtatcgacgctgtttttctgtcttcataaagcacataaacactgttattttcttcataaaaaccatgttagccatttagctatgaagctagagtcatcgggcagacagaagccctgcccatcacgcgaatccgcgtctgttctgatgtgaatttgacacgcgaatgaagcggggttaaCGCGtgtatgaagcgagtaaactcaaatgttcacgtggctatttacgcgcgaatagcgcgatttatccgcgcgttccgcgtctggtgttaACACAGCATAACAATGGCCCAGATACCTACAAACTATCTACAAAACTAGTCAAATTTAGTCAtttgaattttgtttaaaaaagtagAGCTGCATTAAAGTAAACTGCAATCAGGATTAAGCATATGCCTACTAATACTGCAGTTTGAAGGTTCATAATGAAAATATAACATAGTATTCATCCCATTAACCAGTTGTTCAAACACTAGTGGATCTGAAAGTATTCAAATTAACACTATGAAATAACCCAATAATAAACTATGACTAATACATGGACATTATGAGAATTATTTTTATGTGAACCCAATTAGAGTTACATTTTCTAAATGAAGAATTTTGACAAGGTACATTCTTTAACTGACAAACACATAACAACTGGAACTTACCTCAGTATCTCCAATTCACACTTCATATCCTTCAGTCCAGTACagagcagcttcactcctgaatcctgcagattattaTTACTCATGTTCAGCTCTTTTAGACTGGTATCTGACTCAAGAACTGTAGCCAAAGCTGAACAGCTTCTGTCTGTTAAGTTACAATCATTTAACCTACGAAGAAAAGATAACATCACAGAATTAGGTGGAACAAATGCAACAAAATTTTACTTTGTATTCATGGACTTACAGAGCTCTTTTGCAGgttttgatgactgctgatagtctgatgagacactcgtctgatttatggaatttctgaagctcaaactcctccatCTCCTCATCTGATGTCAACAACACAAAGGCCAAAGCAGACCAGTGGGCAGATGAAAAGTCAGCAGATGAGAGACTTCCTTTGCTAAGGTGAGTCTGAATCTCTTTCACCAGAGTTTGttcgttcagttcattcagacagtagaacagattgatggatctctctggagaaAGATTCGCATCAAACTTCTGCTTGATATACTGAAGTATTTTCTCTGTGCTTTGGTCATCTTGGTCTTGCGGTGTCAACAGACCTCGTAAGATTCGTCGATTGGACTGAAGTGACAGACCGAGAAGGAAGCGAAGAAAAAGGTCCAGGTGCCCATTGTCACTCTCTAGTGCCTTGTCCACTGCAGTCTTCAGCAAATCAATCATggactcatttatttttttagagtcTTGATCAAACACACTTTTCTTGTTAGTGTCTAGAATCAGATGTGCATAAAGGGCTGCGATAAACTCTTGAAGAGTCAGGTGAACaaagcagtacatggtaccaagaatGATCCCAGTTtcctccttaaagatctgggtacacatgcctgagtaAACTGAGGCCTTATAGACGTCAATACCACAGGCTTCCAGGTCTGTGTCATAGAAGATTAGGTTGTTGTTTAACAGATGATGAAAtgccagtttccccagtgaaaggatgGCGTCTTTATCCCAGGACACATCTGGTGTGTATTCTCCATTATACTTTCgtctgctctgctggatctgaaagcgcagaaagtgtgtgtacatctgtgtcagagtcttgggagTGTCTTCAGTGTTTGATTCCTGCAGTGTTTTGGAGGCGTCATCAGCTTGATTGTGTTTAACATCATTATTTCTCTTCTCCTGTAAAATGTTTtggagaacagtggctgaaatccagcagaagactgggatgtggcacatgatgAAGAGACTCTTTGATTGTTTAACATGATCAATGATTTCTTTGGCCTGATTCTCATCTGTCAGTCTTTTTCTGAAGTACTcctctttttgtgcatcattgaatcctcgtatctctgtcagccggtcgatacagtcaggaggaatcttactggcagctgctggtctgctggtgatccagatgagagcagaaggaagcagatttcccttgatgaggttcgtcaggagaacatccagagagGCTGGCGACGAAACATCACAacacgtctcattaccagcaaagttcagaggaagacgacattcatccaatccatcaaggatgaacaggactttgaatcgattccttcttgtaaggttcagtcctttTGTCTCcgggaaaaactgagttataagCTCCATCAAACTGAGTgtttctttctcctttaagttcatctctctgaatggaagaggaaatatgaagctgatctcttgattttcttttccttcagcccaatccagaacaaacttttgcacagagactgatttcccgatgccagcGACTCCTTTTGTCAGTACAGTTCTGATCTGCTTATCTTGTTCAGACGCTTCAAACAAGTGTCTGCATTCAACCTGTAGCTCTTGTGCTTCATGACGTCTAGAAGCAACTTCAATCTGTCTGACCTCATGTTCAGTATTGACCTGTTCACTGCCACCCTGAGTgatatagagatctgtgtagatgttCTTCAGAAGTCTTGAATCTCCTTGCTGTgcaattccttcaaacacacaCTGATACTTCTTCTGTAGGCCACATTTCAGCTGATGAATGAAGATCAGTTCGTCTAAATACAAGAAACAAACAACAGGCATAAAGCTCAGTGTTATTTTCTCTCCTATATTTTTCAGTTATAATCTGACAGTCTCTCACCTTCTAGAGTATCAGCACTTTCCTCTTGCTTCATTTCCCTCAGGAAGTAGAGTGTGAGATCGAGAGCTGCTTCTTTGATGCTGCATCTGTTCTCGTTAAAGTCCTTTACAAAGTCaattatgttttctttttgtaaGATTTTCTTAAACTTTTCTAGCTCATGCTTCAGATAATTCATTATCTGGTTTTCAAGATCCTGCAAACCAAGGGGAAAAAAGAGAACAAACTTTAAACTTAAAccaaattattaattcattatcttcttcagcttagtccctatattcatcaggggtcaccacagtggaatgaaccgctaacttatccatcatatgctTTATACAGCGGTtgccctttcagcagcaacccagcactgggaaacttccatacccacccattcacacacataaactatggccaattttgtttattcaattcacctatagcgcacgtgtttggacttgtggggtaaaccggagcacctgaaagaaacccacgggaacacaaggaaacatgcaaactccacacagaaatcccaactg
This window encodes:
- the nlrc7 gene encoding NACHT, LRR and PYD domains-containing protein 12; translation: MSEEQGKMSLSEKHSVISDSCVSGSVSVKSDCSKDGDLPNFSVEKPMSAKSVISDSCVSGSVSVKSDCSKDGDLPNFSVEKQTSAKSVISDSCVSGSVFVKSDCSKDGDLPNFSEETPSSGKSFEHKTSDSDFQTHRKHKGFQDGLLGIFQDLENQIMNYLKHELEKFKKILQKENIIDFVKDFNENRCSIKEAALDLTLYFLREMKQEESADTLEDELIFIHQLKCGLQKKYQCVFEGIAQQGDSRLLKNIYTDLYITQGGSEQVNTEHEVRQIEVASRRHEAQELQVECRHLFEASEQDKQIRTVLTKGVAGIGKSVSVQKFVLDWAEGKENQEISFIFPLPFREMNLKEKETLSLMELITQFFPETKGLNLTRRNRFKVLFILDGLDECRLPLNFAGNETCCDVSSPASLDVLLTNLIKGNLLPSALIWITSRPAAASKIPPDCIDRLTEIRGFNDAQKEEYFRKRLTDENQAKEIIDHVKQSKSLFIMCHIPVFCWISATVLQNILQEKRNNDVKHNQADDASKTLQESNTEDTPKTLTQMYTHFLRFQIQQSRRKYNGEYTPDVSWDKDAILSLGKLAFHHLLNNNLIFYDTDLEACGIDVYKASVYSGMCTQIFKEETGIILGTMYCFVHLTLQEFIAALYAHLILDTNKKSVFDQDSKKINESMIDLLKTAVDKALESDNGHLDLFLRFLLGLSLQSNRRILRGLLTPQDQDDQSTEKILQYIKQKFDANLSPERSINLFYCLNELNEQTLVKEIQTHLSKGSLSSADFSSAHWSALAFVLLTSDEEMEEFELQKFHKSDECLIRLSAVIKTCKRALLNDCNLTDRSCSALATVLESDTSLKELNMSNNNLQDSGVKLLCTGLKDMKCELEILRLSDCNITEEGYKALASALRSNPSHLLELDLRGNDPGESGVKELDDLLQDPNCTLKTLRFLSPSAEESCQFVNGVVGKNPLLLKTLNLNDFRSTRNHPFIYEIEDTQVNHLAALLQDKHCRVNMLILGGCSFTDDQWESLTSALKLNPSHLRELILMWNGPGESGVKILSDFLIEPQLKLEKLCLCYCSITEERCEILTSALKSNPSHLRELNLSQNIPGDSGMKNLSDLLMNPQSKLEKLQLCKCSITEEQCVILTSALKSNPSHLRDLNLSLNNLGDSGVKTLSDLLMKPHLKMEKLWLCKCSITEEQCVILASALKSNPSHLRELSLSENNLGDSGVKNLSDLLMKPQFKLEKLHLSHCSITEEQCEILTSALKSNPSHLRELDISKNQIRNTGVNLLCDVLNNSDCKLETLRLNDCGITDVSSLTQCLTNTKALQFLKVLYLRENHIGDSKQELSDVVRDSNCELSVDEFSLPDFGQIKDIKCCIS